The proteins below come from a single Desulfovibrio sp. genomic window:
- a CDS encoding type II toxin-antitoxin system RelE/ParE family toxin: MSYSLQFHELALKEWKKLDACIREQFKKKLAERLQQPKVPSSALSGMRDCYKIKLRSIGYRLVYKVNDDILFVTVISIGKRERLEAYRQALRRMPSEE; encoded by the coding sequence ATGAGCTATAGTCTGCAGTTTCATGAGCTGGCACTGAAAGAATGGAAAAAGCTGGATGCCTGCATCAGAGAGCAGTTTAAAAAGAAACTGGCAGAACGGTTACAGCAGCCGAAAGTTCCTTCATCTGCCCTGTCTGGCATGCGTGATTGCTACAAGATCAAATTGCGCTCCATTGGGTATCGTCTTGTGTACAAGGTCAATGATGACATTCTCTTTGTAACGGTCATCTCCATTGGCAAGCGTGAACGCCTAGAGGCATATCGACAAGCCTTACGACGTATGCCCTCTGAAGAATAG
- a CDS encoding WYL domain-containing transcriptional regulator, translated as MGKKWNDAKPAEKLLGLYTMLLVANRPYSLTELSGMLCCSKPAVTRLIEQLEGSRFGKIQRFQQGREVLYQLEKPSRLPTVCLNAEGLYQLALCRELLTNLLPETMHKEMEISLRQAVAFLPQGSQELPDHIGTSISKGRIDYKPFQKMLGTLLETIRKHKVCEITYKGATTTKEKSFDFAPKRMIGFRESLLIQGYVVAAKGTVVPVYENHTTLALHRIKVCNATRRAACVPEIPEPGNSTFGVMQGEPFTAVVRFAPTAATYVAERQWSAQQTIEFHDDGSLTLHVQGQSVPEFLSWVLSFGKAAEVLSPEWLRAKVAQTVAETHAQYFEV; from the coding sequence ATGGGCAAAAAGTGGAATGACGCAAAACCAGCAGAAAAACTACTTGGCCTTTACACTATGCTGCTGGTGGCGAACCGCCCGTACAGTCTTACGGAACTCTCAGGCATGCTTTGCTGTTCTAAACCGGCCGTAACCAGGTTGATTGAACAGCTTGAAGGATCACGATTTGGCAAAATACAACGCTTTCAGCAGGGGCGCGAGGTTCTATATCAACTGGAAAAGCCATCACGGCTCCCCACGGTTTGCCTTAATGCCGAGGGGCTGTACCAACTTGCCCTTTGTCGCGAATTGCTGACCAATTTGCTGCCAGAAACAATGCACAAAGAAATGGAAATAAGCCTGCGGCAAGCTGTGGCTTTTTTGCCGCAAGGTTCACAGGAGCTGCCTGATCACATTGGTACAAGCATATCCAAAGGGCGAATCGACTATAAGCCTTTTCAAAAAATGCTTGGCACTCTTTTGGAAACTATTCGCAAGCACAAAGTCTGCGAAATTACATATAAAGGTGCGACAACTACAAAAGAAAAATCTTTTGATTTTGCCCCAAAGCGCATGATTGGATTCCGAGAAAGTCTCCTGATACAAGGCTATGTTGTAGCAGCAAAAGGCACAGTTGTTCCTGTTTATGAAAACCACACCACGCTCGCCTTACACCGTATCAAGGTCTGCAATGCCACCCGGCGGGCAGCCTGTGTGCCGGAAATTCCCGAGCCAGGCAATAGTACATTTGGGGTAATGCAGGGAGAGCCCTTTACCGCCGTGGTGCGGTTTGCCCCCACCGCCGCCACCTATGTGGCAGAACGCCAGTGGAGCGCGCAACAAACCATAGAATTTCATGATGATGGTTCACTAACGCTGCACGTGCAGGGGCAGAGTGTGCCAGAATTTTTATCGTGGGTGCTGAGCTTTGGCAAAGCCGCAGAAGTTCTTTCGCCAGAATGGTTGCGAGCTAAAGTTGCACAAACAGTTGCAGAGACACACGCACAGTATTTTGAAGTATAA
- a CDS encoding VWA domain-containing protein — MIRTKDVLNCLPLLASILGDRYGVQVRIGGKEACTNGKVIHLPSLPMDCEPELLALAKGFTDHEAAHIRHTNFSVLQAANLDPVTFNLFNCLEDWRVEKMLSGIFPGCRRNLNWLIRRFFVEQAQPRAGDDSPALAVLDYVLLTVRVWDVDEVTPARQNAASIMEHHFPGLKEALDAILVKVYIHCPDTTAAVEYAKQIALCIRQWEPPQPMATNKYTDKNDQGDMPQSTREANDSTSQIDQQSWPVQPSSALSDLPLKALFHAEAQDLPQQLGEILAIELTNNSIEAAGDALNVAVEGTRPATPLPANQKLQALQASIALRIRLQGFLQAQTQRRCSIGRRGILHANSLYRLQVGNAHIFQKKSVQLGLNTAVHVLLDVSGSMAGAPINLANRACYAVATALSHIRGVNPAVTAFPATTVTNSVFPIMRHGQLVPDLFDIRASGGTPLAGALWWVLQTMLPLKEQRKMILVITDGMPDNTLAANNAIGVAQKLGFEVYGLGIRDEHITRLLPHTSKMVNDLPDLVPAMFAMLQVALLNGGAA, encoded by the coding sequence ATGATTCGAACAAAAGATGTTCTCAACTGTCTGCCCCTGCTGGCGTCCATCCTTGGCGACCGCTATGGGGTGCAGGTGCGTATTGGCGGCAAGGAAGCCTGCACCAACGGTAAGGTTATCCACTTGCCATCGTTGCCCATGGATTGTGAGCCGGAATTATTGGCGCTGGCCAAAGGGTTCACAGACCATGAGGCTGCCCATATACGGCATACGAATTTTAGCGTGCTGCAAGCCGCCAACCTTGACCCTGTGACCTTCAACTTGTTCAATTGCCTTGAGGATTGGCGTGTTGAAAAAATGCTGTCAGGCATTTTCCCTGGCTGCCGAAGAAACTTGAACTGGCTGATAAGACGATTCTTTGTAGAGCAAGCACAGCCAAGGGCCGGGGACGATTCCCCGGCCCTTGCTGTTTTGGACTATGTGCTGTTGACGGTGCGGGTCTGGGATGTGGATGAGGTGACCCCGGCACGCCAAAACGCGGCGAGCATCATGGAGCATCACTTCCCCGGATTGAAAGAGGCCCTGGATGCCATATTGGTCAAGGTCTACATCCATTGCCCGGATACGACGGCAGCAGTTGAATACGCGAAACAGATCGCCCTGTGCATCCGGCAGTGGGAACCGCCTCAGCCAATGGCAACCAACAAGTATACGGACAAAAACGATCAAGGCGACATGCCACAGTCGACAAGGGAGGCCAATGATTCTACTTCACAAATAGACCAACAATCTTGGCCTGTTCAACCGTCGAGTGCTTTGAGTGATTTACCGCTCAAAGCTCTTTTTCATGCGGAGGCGCAGGATCTACCCCAGCAACTCGGCGAAATCTTGGCGATTGAACTTACCAATAATAGTATCGAGGCTGCCGGTGACGCTCTTAACGTCGCGGTAGAAGGCACACGACCAGCAACACCCTTGCCAGCTAATCAGAAACTGCAAGCGTTACAGGCCAGCATTGCGCTGCGTATACGCCTTCAGGGCTTTCTGCAGGCGCAAACGCAAAGACGTTGCAGCATCGGGCGCAGAGGGATTCTGCACGCTAATTCGCTTTATCGTCTGCAGGTTGGCAATGCTCATATTTTCCAAAAAAAGTCTGTGCAACTGGGCCTCAATACGGCTGTCCATGTCCTGCTGGACGTAAGCGGCAGCATGGCTGGCGCACCGATTAATCTTGCCAATCGGGCCTGCTATGCCGTGGCAACAGCGCTAAGCCATATCCGTGGCGTGAATCCAGCGGTTACGGCTTTCCCTGCTACGACGGTCACAAACTCTGTATTCCCCATCATGAGGCATGGGCAGTTAGTGCCAGACTTGTTCGACATTCGGGCTTCTGGCGGCACACCCTTGGCTGGGGCCTTGTGGTGGGTTTTGCAAACCATGCTGCCCCTCAAAGAACAACGCAAGATGATCTTGGTTATCACTGACGGCATGCCGGACAACACGCTGGCCGCAAACAATGCCATCGGGGTGGCCCAAAAACTCGGCTTTGAAGTTTATGGCCTAGGCATACGGGATGAGCACATAACACGCCTGCTGCCGCATACCAGCAAGATGGTCAACGACTTGCCTGATCTGGTGCCTGCCATGTTTGCCATGCTTCAGGTCGCCTTGCTCAATGGTGGTGCGGCATGA
- a CDS encoding ERF family protein — MFQINLNALSGSSRMGRCHFQGTNMHEYQSENITDLAKALLIVQRTMQPIVKDAENPFTKSWYASLNSVMDACRDALIENGIWMCQYPVPVEQTNSLGLVTKLTHTESGQWQSSLAVVPMPKADPQGMGSAMTYARRYALTAMLGMVTEDDDGEGAKNGKKSPTRPKLPVNAPESQKERQRNPSTTNNISGPSNRPPASLENLPPLEGVTYQQVTAQDGRPCIIATGNTQAKEELLTGSGFRWNPQRKLWWKYVDAA; from the coding sequence ATGTTTCAAATCAACCTGAACGCTCTATCCGGATCAAGCCGGATGGGGCGTTGCCATTTTCAAGGGACAAACATGCACGAATACCAATCAGAAAACATTACCGATTTGGCTAAGGCCCTACTCATTGTTCAGCGAACCATGCAACCCATCGTTAAGGACGCAGAAAATCCCTTCACCAAAAGCTGGTACGCCAGCCTCAACAGTGTCATGGACGCCTGTCGTGATGCGCTTATCGAAAACGGCATCTGGATGTGCCAGTACCCTGTGCCAGTGGAGCAGACCAACTCATTAGGGCTGGTTACCAAGCTGACGCATACTGAGTCTGGCCAGTGGCAAAGCTCCCTTGCTGTTGTTCCTATGCCGAAGGCAGATCCGCAAGGGATGGGGTCGGCAATGACATACGCCCGTCGTTATGCTCTAACCGCCATGTTGGGCATGGTAACTGAAGATGACGATGGTGAAGGTGCAAAAAACGGCAAAAAATCGCCCACACGTCCAAAACTGCCCGTAAACGCCCCCGAATCACAAAAAGAACGACAACGCAACCCATCTACCACAAATAATATTTCAGGCCCCTCAAATCGACCGCCAGCAAGCCTTGAAAATCTCCCGCCGCTGGAAGGCGTCACCTACCAGCAAGTTACAGCCCAGGACGGACGTCCTTGCATCATTGCCACCGGCAACACGCAGGCCAAAGAGGAATTACTGACGGGCTCAGGCTTCCGCTGGAACCCGCAGAGAAAATTGTGGTGGAAGTATGTTGACGCTGCATAG
- a CDS encoding type II toxin-antitoxin system prevent-host-death family antitoxin, whose amino-acid sequence MDSIHSNITVSVTELKRNFANVLATAKDAPVAVLNHNKPEAYLLSAKHYEEILGILEDLEDRKIVEKRENGPFVKVTLDEL is encoded by the coding sequence ATGGATTCCATACACTCCAATATTACCGTTAGCGTCACGGAACTCAAACGGAATTTTGCGAATGTCCTGGCAACTGCCAAGGATGCGCCGGTGGCAGTTTTGAACCATAATAAGCCAGAGGCATACCTATTGTCCGCAAAGCATTACGAAGAAATCCTCGGAATTCTCGAAGATCTTGAAGACAGAAAGATTGTTGAAAAGCGCGAAAATGGCCCTTTTGTCAAGGTAACGCTTGATGAGCTATAG
- a CDS encoding ADP-ribosylglycohydrolase family protein, with protein MSIAHTSKTSPLKIATPEGFPGLGMSICPGKVDPCAMSGSCNRDLATDIARIQQWGARIVVTLMEDSELSALHVKNLGHAVKKAGMTWWHFTVVDGSALKMRQSHDNCHTWDLPCALLRLLISLGGKIFIHCRGGLGRTGTLAARILIEEGCEPEKAISLIRKARPGAIETIEQEVYLLNLPPILEANKKRNIVRAGMIGGAIGDAIEHSITTSKKIYTSASDCINHIASLDTLQITQSTLLSLFTTEALIRSYTSPAAACPRLRPLHAKMDNLLKKLGNTKNIEANKLRILNEHAREAMGTATQRLKYLYPELCMQYIAIRDWHTLQSNISTLVQSKGNGSLFLAYPNGAAGLQNGYINKSFPDSKTFFPTNSNKGCLSIARLTPIGLISAQYNFFPIGDKQHIIRTDDSNDAQNIYQGDFRLGFSSSRLTHSDPITSLVAGVWVRLVSLFAFDNAPTGERLEKLLKDISRYTNIISIENSLHELIYAAFTFGRKKYLSKNTSAEIPSQLGTGSTADEALAIALYCTIAHRRYEDAVFAAAKNSKNYGGIQILISQLWGLLHGQKGFPTALISKLKYRSSIIAMADTLSAISYSQHETRMIAGELWPNADFSSLLNPEVNAPHHSDTLEGHAAKEETAFIKLPNGMSKKLMKRYKHPSRNCEQKITLPERP; from the coding sequence ATGTCGATCGCGCACACAAGCAAAACCTCACCACTGAAAATCGCTACACCTGAAGGTTTTCCAGGCCTTGGCATGTCAATTTGCCCTGGAAAGGTTGACCCTTGTGCCATGAGTGGTTCATGCAACAGAGACCTTGCAACTGATATTGCCCGCATACAGCAATGGGGGGCACGAATTGTAGTAACTCTCATGGAAGATTCAGAACTTTCTGCGCTCCATGTAAAAAATCTGGGCCACGCAGTTAAAAAGGCTGGGATGACATGGTGGCATTTCACGGTTGTTGATGGGTCTGCCCTCAAGATGCGACAAAGCCACGACAATTGTCATACATGGGATCTTCCCTGCGCCTTGCTCAGGCTACTGATCTCCCTTGGAGGCAAAATTTTCATCCACTGTCGAGGGGGCTTAGGTCGCACCGGTACGCTGGCAGCTCGAATTCTCATTGAAGAAGGGTGTGAACCAGAAAAAGCCATTTCCCTGATTCGTAAGGCTCGTCCTGGTGCTATCGAAACAATAGAGCAGGAGGTCTATCTTCTGAACCTGCCTCCAATTCTTGAGGCTAACAAAAAAAGAAATATTGTTCGTGCGGGCATGATCGGCGGAGCTATTGGCGATGCAATCGAACATTCAATCACAACATCAAAAAAAATATACACATCTGCATCAGACTGCATTAATCACATAGCTAGTTTAGACACGTTGCAAATAACACAAAGCACGCTCCTTTCACTTTTTACTACTGAAGCGTTGATTCGATCATACACATCCCCAGCAGCAGCCTGCCCTCGCTTGCGCCCCCTCCATGCAAAAATGGACAACCTGCTAAAGAAACTAGGCAATACAAAAAATATAGAAGCAAACAAGCTTCGAATCTTGAACGAACATGCACGCGAGGCCATGGGCACAGCCACCCAAAGGTTAAAATACCTCTACCCAGAACTATGCATGCAATATATTGCAATACGCGACTGGCACACTCTACAATCAAACATATCCACCTTAGTTCAATCTAAAGGAAACGGCTCACTTTTTCTGGCCTACCCCAATGGGGCGGCAGGGCTACAGAATGGCTATATCAATAAATCCTTTCCCGATTCAAAAACATTTTTCCCAACCAACAGCAATAAGGGTTGCCTTAGCATCGCACGCCTCACACCAATCGGCCTCATAAGTGCACAATACAATTTTTTTCCTATTGGCGATAAGCAGCACATTATCCGCACAGATGACAGTAATGATGCACAAAATATTTACCAGGGAGATTTTAGGCTTGGATTTAGCTCCTCACGATTGACGCATAGCGACCCCATTACGTCGCTAGTGGCTGGGGTCTGGGTAAGGCTTGTTAGCTTGTTTGCCTTTGACAACGCGCCTACAGGGGAGCGCCTTGAAAAGCTGCTCAAAGACATATCTCGCTATACTAATATTATATCAATAGAGAATTCGCTTCATGAATTGATATATGCTGCTTTTACTTTTGGGCGAAAAAAATATCTCAGCAAAAATACCAGCGCTGAAATTCCAAGCCAATTAGGAACCGGCAGCACAGCAGATGAGGCTCTTGCCATAGCCCTATATTGCACCATCGCCCATAGGCGTTATGAAGATGCAGTCTTTGCAGCGGCAAAAAACAGCAAAAATTATGGTGGGATACAGATATTGATAAGTCAGCTTTGGGGGCTCCTTCACGGACAAAAGGGCTTTCCTACAGCCCTGATATCCAAGCTGAAATATCGATCTTCCATAATCGCAATGGCTGATACTCTGTCTGCAATATCATATTCACAGCACGAAACTCGGATGATAGCTGGGGAATTATGGCCTAATGCAGATTTTTCTTCTTTATTAAACCCAGAAGTTAATGCACCACACCACAGCGACACATTGGAAGGACATGCTGCAAAAGAAGAGACCGCATTCATTAAACTTCCCAATGGTATGTCAAAAAAATTAATGAAACGGTACAAACATCCAAGTCGTAATTGTGAGCAAAAAATAACACTGCCTGAACGACCTTGA
- a CDS encoding DUF3150 domain-containing protein, translated as MTKLVSDIRILDNLLALNLNVSLWSARRKMSQEDLGGAELPPEDLASLGSKRIADPENLKVFGTLKARAFNYLDRHGVRFMSGWAIPEEKAGEIVQELLNIRTEFQKEKEAFLADYDQNVQAWIEKHHQWGEIIRNSLVGPDYVRARMDFCWQLYKVAPLEQHPDNTAVLEAGLAEEVQGLGGTLFDEVAKSADDIWRRVYHGKTEVTHKALSPLRTLHTKLTGLSFVEPHVAPVADIVQAALLRMPKKGNITGTDLLLLQGLVCLLKDSTALVGHAQKVIEGYGPAFVLDALLAGPDVIHESGGLAGQMDGTVDGGMDDEPILPDISVADSALPHPAIPSLGLW; from the coding sequence ATGACAAAACTTGTTTCAGACATCCGCATTTTGGACAATTTGTTAGCTCTCAACCTTAACGTCAGCTTGTGGTCTGCCCGTCGCAAAATGAGTCAGGAAGACCTAGGTGGTGCGGAGCTACCCCCTGAAGATCTGGCTTCTCTGGGCTCAAAGCGCATTGCCGACCCGGAAAACCTCAAGGTGTTCGGCACGCTCAAGGCACGCGCCTTCAACTACCTTGACCGGCACGGGGTACGGTTCATGTCTGGCTGGGCTATCCCCGAAGAAAAAGCCGGCGAAATCGTGCAGGAACTGCTTAACATCCGCACCGAATTCCAGAAAGAAAAGGAAGCGTTTCTGGCTGACTATGATCAAAATGTGCAGGCATGGATTGAGAAGCACCATCAGTGGGGCGAAATTATCCGCAACTCCCTTGTGGGGCCTGATTATGTGCGCGCCCGCATGGATTTTTGCTGGCAGTTGTACAAGGTGGCCCCGCTGGAGCAGCACCCGGACAACACCGCTGTGTTGGAAGCCGGTCTGGCGGAAGAGGTGCAGGGCCTCGGCGGCACCCTATTTGATGAGGTGGCCAAGTCGGCTGACGATATATGGCGCAGGGTTTACCATGGCAAGACGGAGGTGACCCACAAGGCGCTCTCACCGTTGCGCACCCTGCATACCAAGCTCACGGGCTTGTCATTTGTAGAGCCGCATGTGGCCCCGGTGGCTGACATCGTGCAGGCTGCACTGCTGCGCATGCCCAAGAAGGGCAACATCACCGGCACAGATCTGCTGCTGTTGCAAGGGCTGGTATGCCTACTCAAGGACAGTACGGCTCTAGTGGGCCACGCCCAAAAAGTTATTGAGGGCTATGGCCCGGCCTTTGTGCTGGATGCCCTGTTGGCTGGTCCGGACGTTATCCACGAGTCGGGCGGCCTTGCTGGACAGATGGATGGCACCGTGGATGGGGGTATGGACGATGAGCCCATTTTGCCTGATATTTCCGTGGCAGATAGTGCTTTGCCGCATCCTGCCATACCCAGCCTGGGTCTGTGGTAA
- a CDS encoding AAA family ATPase — protein MRKSFQISCPSSDTLISPEVALGKALASKWLMRLLDLPIPLNNYFFSCLRWCADDLRDFVVMLQDQMVAYSGRSHNNTKLRHAIKEMQTKPVKRLDDALEELAEDHAWFQPHLRQCAQTFLSSIYPHEQICKPYTKSQKKIQTFFGLSNEAMSLCILAFLTGNFRFVEIYFEDTLRIQSVESRLTLSYMLNIPSTVCKETIAQLQDMGILYAGGSGIRLCEKFETIWQRCDTASLHKIFCTPLRGKSLPLNEFNIAEESKKHVMRLLRRQSSRPVHILLYGAPGTGKSSFAHALANELNVKAWAVPCKEDDLTQDRRIALTACLRMAAPHKNSFVLVDEAERLLDTSVTMYRSSSTKAWLNEFMEHPNQHVIWITNDVNQIDQAVRRRFSFSIHFEALDKIERRRIWLRTMQRLQVEKHIAPEVVEQFSDQYPTQVAVIEHALREAKTLATRNGFAACVERILLAHATLAENGIKPKRKPTSDTCNAYSLDGVCTVQPFGVQLDQLHRLNKHLNTNKTGCQGMGTILFYGPPGTGKTALAKHLAHLLGRNLTIRKASDLLDPYVGMTEKNIAAAFSEAQHNDTMLVIDEADSFLNNRDSVSQGWEKTQINEFLTALESFTGLCICTTNHRNGMDPAAMRRFSFKIEFTYAGPTQLEALYTKVLAPVVGTPLSLELKNKLCLQKKLTPGDFHAVLMQFWLCEQGSISHEVLLSALLHEQSLKLEDVAQRIGFA, from the coding sequence ATGCGCAAATCGTTTCAAATTTCATGTCCATCCTCAGACACTTTGATTTCACCAGAAGTAGCATTGGGCAAGGCCCTAGCAAGCAAATGGCTTATGAGGCTCCTTGACCTACCTATTCCATTGAACAACTATTTCTTTTCTTGTCTACGCTGGTGCGCAGACGACCTAAGGGATTTTGTCGTTATGCTCCAAGACCAGATGGTCGCTTATTCTGGTCGCAGCCATAACAATACAAAGCTTCGCCACGCCATTAAAGAAATGCAAACAAAGCCAGTAAAACGTCTGGACGATGCCCTGGAAGAACTCGCAGAAGATCATGCGTGGTTTCAGCCTCACCTCAGACAATGCGCACAAACATTTTTATCCTCCATCTATCCCCATGAACAAATATGCAAACCCTACACCAAATCACAGAAAAAAATTCAAACTTTTTTTGGCTTGAGCAATGAAGCAATGAGTTTGTGTATCCTCGCTTTTTTGACAGGAAATTTTCGTTTTGTAGAAATTTATTTTGAAGACACCCTGCGTATTCAGTCTGTTGAATCCAGACTGACGCTCAGCTACATGCTGAATATCCCCAGCACTGTTTGCAAGGAAACAATTGCACAATTGCAAGATATGGGCATTCTTTATGCTGGGGGATCAGGCATCAGGCTTTGCGAAAAATTTGAAACAATCTGGCAACGTTGCGATACAGCCTCATTGCACAAAATTTTTTGCACTCCCTTGCGAGGCAAGTCTCTGCCTCTAAACGAATTTAACATTGCAGAAGAGAGTAAAAAACACGTTATGCGCCTGCTGCGTCGCCAAAGCAGCAGACCTGTTCATATTTTGCTATACGGCGCACCAGGCACAGGAAAATCCAGCTTTGCCCACGCCCTTGCCAATGAGCTAAACGTTAAGGCTTGGGCTGTTCCTTGCAAAGAGGATGACTTAACCCAGGACAGGCGCATTGCGCTCACGGCATGCCTACGAATGGCTGCTCCCCATAAAAATAGCTTTGTTCTAGTGGATGAGGCAGAGCGCCTTTTGGACACCTCTGTAACCATGTACAGAAGTTCATCCACCAAAGCGTGGCTAAACGAATTTATGGAACACCCAAACCAGCATGTCATATGGATAACCAACGATGTTAACCAGATTGATCAGGCAGTTCGCAGGCGTTTTAGCTTCAGCATCCATTTTGAGGCACTGGATAAAATAGAACGTCGACGCATCTGGCTCAGAACAATGCAACGATTGCAGGTCGAAAAGCATATCGCACCTGAAGTTGTAGAACAGTTTTCTGACCAATACCCCACGCAGGTAGCTGTCATAGAACATGCCTTACGCGAAGCCAAAACATTAGCCACGCGCAACGGCTTTGCCGCCTGCGTAGAGCGTATTTTGCTGGCACATGCGACCCTGGCGGAAAACGGAATTAAGCCCAAAAGAAAGCCCACCAGTGACACCTGCAACGCTTACAGCCTGGACGGTGTGTGCACAGTTCAACCATTTGGCGTGCAGCTTGATCAACTTCATCGTTTGAACAAGCACCTGAACACCAACAAAACTGGCTGTCAGGGCATGGGCACAATTCTTTTTTATGGGCCACCTGGAACTGGCAAAACAGCACTGGCAAAACATCTTGCACATCTGTTAGGGAGGAATTTAACCATCAGGAAAGCTAGCGACCTGTTAGATCCCTATGTTGGCATGACAGAAAAAAATATTGCCGCCGCATTTTCTGAGGCGCAACACAATGACACCATGCTGGTTATCGACGAAGCAGACAGTTTTTTGAATAATCGCGACAGTGTGAGCCAAGGATGGGAAAAAACTCAAATAAACGAGTTCTTAACTGCTCTTGAATCCTTTACAGGGCTTTGCATTTGCACCACCAATCATAGAAATGGGATGGATCCTGCGGCAATGCGACGTTTCAGTTTTAAAATTGAATTTACATATGCCGGGCCAACGCAGCTGGAAGCCCTCTATACCAAAGTGCTTGCCCCAGTTGTGGGCACACCACTATCACTTGAGCTTAAAAATAAACTATGCTTACAAAAAAAACTTACCCCTGGTGACTTTCATGCCGTGCTCATGCAGTTCTGGCTGTGTGAGCAAGGTTCGATTTCTCATGAAGTGTTGCTGTCAGCCTTGCTCCACGAGCAGTCATTAAAGCTCGAAGATGTTGCACAACGTATCGGTTTTGCCTAA